Part of the Candidatus Rokuibacteriota bacterium genome is shown below.
AGGTGTGGGCCGAGCGCGTGTCTCCGGTCACCGCCACCCTCGCCGAGCGGCTCATCGCGGCCGGCATGATCGTCCTCGGCAAGACGCACACGGTCGAGTTCGCGATGGGGAGCTGGGGCACCAATACGCATCTCGGCACGCCGAGGAACCCGTGGGATCTCGCGGTGCACCGGACGCCCGGCGGCTCGTCGAGCGGCTCGGGCGTGGCGGTGGCGGCGGGTCTCGCGCCCGTGGCCATCGGCACCGACACCGGGGGCTCCGTGCGGCTGCCCGCCGCCTGGTGCGGCATCGTGGGCTTGAAGGTGACCACGGGCCGGATCAGCACGCATGGCGTCCTGCCGCTCTCCTCCACGCTCGACACGCCCGGGCCGCTGGCACGTTCCGTCGAGGACGCCGCGCTGATCTTCCGCGTGCTCAGCGGGCCCGATCCGCGCGATCCGCAGACGCTCGCGTGGGCGCCCGTCGATCCGCTGCCCACGCTCCGGCAAGGCGTCGCCGGTCTCAGGCTTTGCGTGATGCCCGACGCGGAGCGCGCGGGCGTCGACAAGGACGTGCTGGCCGCCTACGACGCTGCCGTCGAGACGCTCGGCAAGCTCGGCGCCCGGATCGTCCGCCCCGCACTGCCGCATCGCTTCAGCGACTACGCCGCGGCCACCGGACGCATCATCGGCGCCGAGGGGTATCGGTTCGTCGGGCATCTCGTCGATGACGAGAGCTTGCCGATTGACCCGCACGTTCGGCCGCGCATCCAGATCGGGCGCGGCGTCTCGGCGCGCGACTACTTGCTCGCGTTGGCGGAGCGGGAAGAGCGCCGGCGGGTCGTCGCTGCCGCGCTCGCCGACGTCGACGCGCTGCTGACGCCGACGACGCAGATGCCGCCCATCCCGATCGACCAGGCGGACCAGTCCGGCACCGCCGCGCACTTCACCCGGGCCGTCAACTATCTCGGTCTCTGCGCTCTCGCCGTGCCGGACGGTTTCACCGCCGCCGGGCTTCCGCTGTCGCTACAGATCGTCTGCAATGCGGGCGAGGAGGCGATGGCGCTGCGCATCGGCTGGGCCTACGAGCAGGCCACCGACTGGAAGCAGCGCCGGCCCCCGGAGCCTTCGACAGCGAAGCCTTAGAGGTGAGATGAAACTTTCACGCATTTCAGATGCTCGATTGTTAGAGAGATTGACTCAGTACGGTTTGTGTGCTAACTTTCACGCATCTGAGATGCTAAAAGATTAGGAAATGACGCTCCACCTCGTCGGCGAAACCATAGACAAGACGCGCAGCCACTACCAAGCCGAGACGGGGAAGCTTGTCCAGCTTATGCGGGGCGTCTACGTGGACGCCGACGATGATATCGACGCCACGGTTCTCAAGCACGCCGTCCGCATCGCGAAGTACCTCTACCCCCGGGCATACCTGTCGGCCGCCAGCGCCGTCCTCCTGGGCCCGACCCGGGACGGCCGCCTGTTCCTGAGCGGCCGGCGCAACAAGCGCACCCGCATCCGGGCGCTCGAAATCATCCAGAATGAAGTGCCCAAACATCCCTCGCTCGTCGCAGCGGTTGTGGGCGACGGCATGGGCGAATTCCGGATCGATGTCTCTTCCGTCCGCCAGCGTTTCCTCGAAGCCTTCCGGCTACGAAGCGAGCATGCAGGGTCAATCGACGAAGCCATGCGCGAGGCCATCGCCGCGCACCTGATCGAGGAATTCGGCAGTCCCACGGCCGCCGCCGATGCCGTCTGGACGCTGGCCCGCGAGAACGAATGGTACCGGGAAGGGGAGTACGCCGAGCGGTTCCTGCTGCGCGGCCCAGCGACATCACCGGTGCGCAACGAAGCGGCGTTCGACCTGATCGTCGCCTGGCATGGCGTGCGCATCGGGAACCTTGTCCATGACGGCGTCGAGTGGCGGTGGACTCCGACACCGGGCAGCGGCCCTCCGGTGGTGCGCCAGACCACCCCCGGCAAGCTGCCGCCCTTTATTGTCTCCCTGCTACCCGAAGGCTGGCTCGAGGCGGTCCTCAAAGACCGCGACGAGCGGGCGAAGTTGCGGTCGGGCAGGCGGTACATGTCAAACATCGCAATCGTAGAGCGCGAACCCGAGCTCGCGGCGCTGCCGCCCGAGATACTGCTGACGCGCCTGGAGCAATATGCCGCGAACGGCGTGTTCACCGGCGCGTATGCGGGGCCGGGCAGGGGAGATATGGAGCAGAGCTTCGAGCGGAGCCTAGCGAGAATCTACGAGCGCGCGGACACGCCGCGGCTCTCCGGCATCCAAATCAAGGCCCCGATGTATCTCGATATCAGCGGCACGATATCGCCGAGCACCGGCAAGCCGTTCACTCATATCCTCAAGCCGGCAGGAACAAGCGGGTTCGAATCTCTGCCGGTGATCGAATGGACCGCCCTGGAGCTCGGCCGGGCCACCGGGTTTGCCGTCCCTGCGGCGGCGCTCGTCGCCATGCCCGACGGCATGCGGCCGGCCTTGCTTGTCGAGCGGTTCGATATCCGCGAGAGTGTTGAAGACAAGCGCCTGATCGCACTGGAAGACTTTTGCTCCGTCCTCGACCTGCCGACTGACGCGAAGTATGACGGCACCATGGAACGCGTCGCAAAGGCCGTCCGGCAGCTATCGACCGCGCCGGAAGAAGACGTCTTGATCGTGATCAAGCGGGCGCTTTTCGCTTGGCTGATCGCCGACGGCGACATGCACCTGAAGAACATGGCGCTGCTGAAGATTGCCGAACCGGGAGACGAGCAGTTTCGCTCGGTCCGGATGGCGCCGCTCTACGACGCGGTGACCACGCGCGTCTTTCCCAGACTCCAGCGGGACCGCTTGGCGCTCACGCTCAACGGCAAGGACGCTCGTCTGCACCGCGCGGACTTCCGGACTCTTGCCAGCACGGCAGGATTGAATGCAGCAGACACGGACGCCGCGATCGGCGACATGATTCAGCGGATGAAGGAGGCGGCCGGCCGGATCTCGCTGCCAGAGCTTCCGGGCTCCGGACCAGAAGACCGAGCTATAACCGCGAAGATGCTGGAGATTGTCCGAACGCGAATAGAGTCGCTTGAATGATCCAGGGCAGTCAGGGCCCGCCTCCCTCCCGTGCCGGCAACGCGACCTCGATCATCTGCGCCGTCTATCCAGGCTGGCTCTCGCCACCATCGCCACCGCTTCCCCGTTGAGCCGTCCGTAGCCGCGCGAGCTGGTCGACGTCTCGCAGGAGGTGGGCTGACTATGCGCGCCGAGACCGTGACTGAGAACGGATTTTATATTTTCTGCGATCTCCTTCACGGACTCTGCCGACGCTCGTTGGTTCTGAATCGCTTGATGGTCTCGTCTGCTGGCGTCGGCGCCTGGGGCGGAGGGACGGCCGCGTACTTTCTCAATGCCGCCCGCGTCCGCGTGCCCATCACCCCATCGACCGGCCCCGGATCGTACCCGCGGTCGGCCAGCGCCTGCTGCAGCTCTTGGACGTGGTCGGCTCTCAATCGGGGTTCCGGCAACACCTGGATACCCAGGCTCGCCATTGTCTTGGCGTCCAGCCTTCCAGTCGTCGCCAACCCTTCGGCCTTCTGGTAGGCGTC
Proteins encoded:
- a CDS encoding amidase, producing MTRIDPVWASVAELSRAFGARTLSPVDAVEALLERIRRRDPVLHAFIAVYEADARLAAEGADRAIRAGHRVGPLHGVPIALKDLVDLEGRVTTGGSKVWAERVSPVTATLAERLIAAGMIVLGKTHTVEFAMGSWGTNTHLGTPRNPWDLAVHRTPGGSSSGSGVAVAAGLAPVAIGTDTGGSVRLPAAWCGIVGLKVTTGRISTHGVLPLSSTLDTPGPLARSVEDAALIFRVLSGPDPRDPQTLAWAPVDPLPTLRQGVAGLRLCVMPDAERAGVDKDVLAAYDAAVETLGKLGARIVRPALPHRFSDYAAATGRIIGAEGYRFVGHLVDDESLPIDPHVRPRIQIGRGVSARDYLLALAEREERRRVVAAALADVDALLTPTTQMPPIPIDQADQSGTAAHFTRAVNYLGLCALAVPDGFTAAGLPLSLQIVCNAGEEAMALRIGWAYEQATDWKQRRPPEPSTAKP
- a CDS encoding peptidoglycan-binding domain-containing protein; protein product: MEVIVMRLVPVSGLGLVLLALLLLPAILTTNVSAAELKSSSPLTPQTIRQAQEALKNKGRDPGPIDGVLGPRTVAALDAYQKAEGLATTGRLDAKTMASLGIQVLPEPRLRADHVQELQQALADRGYDPGPVDGVMGTRTRAALRKYAAVPPPQAPTPADETIKRFRTNERRQSP
- a CDS encoding HipA domain-containing protein; its protein translation is MTLHLVGETIDKTRSHYQAETGKLVQLMRGVYVDADDDIDATVLKHAVRIAKYLYPRAYLSAASAVLLGPTRDGRLFLSGRRNKRTRIRALEIIQNEVPKHPSLVAAVVGDGMGEFRIDVSSVRQRFLEAFRLRSEHAGSIDEAMREAIAAHLIEEFGSPTAAADAVWTLARENEWYREGEYAERFLLRGPATSPVRNEAAFDLIVAWHGVRIGNLVHDGVEWRWTPTPGSGPPVVRQTTPGKLPPFIVSLLPEGWLEAVLKDRDERAKLRSGRRYMSNIAIVEREPELAALPPEILLTRLEQYAANGVFTGAYAGPGRGDMEQSFERSLARIYERADTPRLSGIQIKAPMYLDISGTISPSTGKPFTHILKPAGTSGFESLPVIEWTALELGRATGFAVPAAALVAMPDGMRPALLVERFDIRESVEDKRLIALEDFCSVLDLPTDAKYDGTMERVAKAVRQLSTAPEEDVLIVIKRALFAWLIADGDMHLKNMALLKIAEPGDEQFRSVRMAPLYDAVTTRVFPRLQRDRLALTLNGKDARLHRADFRTLASTAGLNAADTDAAIGDMIQRMKEAAGRISLPELPGSGPEDRAITAKMLEIVRTRIESLE